One genomic window of Candidatus Kuenenia stuttgartiensis includes the following:
- the hyfB gene encoding hydrogenase 4 subunit B has protein sequence MAEHLFVISIILYAIGALFALCFFKWQAVGNYISLICAAIASCFSIVLSISVLTNGLIIHFDFLIYHAIIRYNFLLDPLSSFFMLVISVIGFVASIYSMGYTKLYVNKRDTRFLGFAYNLLLVSMLLVVTANNALVFMIVWELMTLVSFFLVIFEHENPTNRKAGYVYLVMSHIGAGLIAVAFFIMFAYAGEAFTFSFDDFRHIGAHMPPIYKNIVFFLIIIGFGIKAGIFPLHLWLPMAHPAAPSNVSMVMSGVMIKTAIYGFIRFYFEFLTPCPPWWGFIVLVAGASSAILGILYALMERDIKTLLAYSSVENIGIILIGIGLSMIFKSYNLMTLSSLAMMAGLYHLINHAVFKCLLFGCAGNIYYSTHTKNIEELGGLIKRLRVTAPLFLVGALSISAIPPLNGFMSEWLIFQSLLNGFYIPSVFFKVMTVICGAIVALTGALVAMCFVKAFGVSFLALPRSEHTRKAKEVPLVMLVSMGILASMCVFMGLFPATIMATINQVNTHLLGTNIINIITSYDWLQTKSIHTNFTDLSPKSAPIFGLILLVITFGFLTMLRPGFTKRIYETWTCGITPEPRFGYTATAFTKPFKVIFGNLYRPRFEISTTYSVPKYFAKSITYLGEITPIFEKYFYNPVSSYVLNISNKIRWVHTGSIHVYLAYIFVTLLIAILSVIY, from the coding sequence ATGGCTGAGCATTTATTTGTAATATCGATAATCTTGTATGCGATAGGCGCCCTGTTTGCCTTATGTTTTTTCAAGTGGCAAGCGGTGGGGAATTATATTTCGCTTATTTGTGCAGCTATTGCTTCCTGCTTTAGCATTGTCCTGTCTATCTCTGTGTTGACTAACGGCCTAATAATACATTTTGATTTCTTAATATACCATGCCATTATAAGATACAATTTTTTATTAGACCCTCTATCCTCATTTTTTATGCTTGTCATATCTGTCATTGGTTTTGTAGCCTCGATCTATTCGATGGGATATACCAAATTATACGTAAATAAACGCGATACCCGGTTTCTGGGATTTGCCTATAATCTCCTTCTTGTATCTATGCTTCTGGTGGTAACTGCCAATAACGCATTAGTATTTATGATAGTGTGGGAGCTTATGACATTGGTCTCCTTTTTCCTCGTCATCTTTGAACATGAGAATCCTACCAACAGAAAAGCAGGTTATGTCTATCTCGTGATGTCTCACATTGGCGCAGGGCTTATAGCTGTAGCCTTTTTTATCATGTTTGCCTATGCAGGTGAGGCATTTACATTCAGCTTTGACGATTTCAGGCATATTGGTGCGCATATGCCCCCTATATACAAAAATATTGTATTCTTTTTAATAATTATTGGTTTTGGAATAAAGGCAGGCATCTTCCCCCTCCATCTTTGGCTTCCTATGGCACATCCTGCAGCGCCGAGTAACGTCTCGATGGTCATGTCGGGCGTGATGATCAAAACGGCTATCTATGGCTTTATACGATTTTATTTCGAATTTCTAACGCCTTGTCCGCCCTGGTGGGGGTTTATCGTTCTTGTCGCGGGCGCTTCTTCTGCTATTTTGGGAATACTCTACGCCCTTATGGAAAGGGACATCAAAACGTTGCTTGCTTACAGCAGTGTGGAAAATATCGGCATCATCCTTATAGGGATCGGATTGTCGATGATTTTTAAGTCCTACAATCTCATGACATTGTCTTCCCTTGCTATGATGGCAGGACTTTATCACCTGATTAATCATGCAGTATTTAAGTGTCTGCTCTTTGGTTGTGCGGGAAATATCTATTATTCAACCCACACAAAAAACATTGAAGAATTAGGCGGCCTGATTAAACGGCTGCGGGTTACTGCCCCATTATTTCTTGTGGGCGCCTTGTCCATTTCTGCTATCCCGCCGCTGAATGGATTTATGAGTGAGTGGCTTATATTCCAATCCCTACTGAATGGCTTTTACATCCCATCGGTGTTTTTCAAAGTAATGACGGTTATTTGTGGGGCAATTGTTGCCTTGACCGGGGCACTAGTGGCTATGTGTTTTGTCAAGGCCTTTGGGGTTTCATTTCTTGCCCTGCCACGTTCTGAGCATACGCGAAAGGCAAAGGAGGTTCCCCTGGTTATGCTTGTAAGTATGGGCATTTTGGCCTCGATGTGTGTGTTTATGGGTCTTTTCCCGGCAACGATTATGGCAACCATTAATCAGGTAAATACACATCTGCTGGGCACAAATATTATAAATATTATTACTTCATATGATTGGTTGCAAACAAAGTCAATCCATACTAATTTTACAGATTTATCTCCAAAAAGCGCGCCGATATTTGGCTTAATCCTTTTAGTGATCACCTTCGGGTTTTTGACCATGTTAAGGCCGGGCTTCACAAAGAGGATCTATGAGACATGGACTTGTGGCATAACACCGGAGCCCAGGTTTGGTTATACGGCAACGGCCTTCACAAAACCGTTCAAGGTCATCTTTGGTAATCTGTACAGACCCCGGTTTGAGATTAGCACAACATATTCAGTCCCTAAATATTTCGCTAAATCTATAACCTATCTTGGCGAGATAACGCCTATATTCGAAAAATATTTTTATAATCCTGTTTCCAGCTATGTTTTAAATATATCAAATAAGATACGGTGGGTGCATACCGGGAGTATTCATGTGTACCTTGCCTATATATTTGTAACATTGTTGATTGCCATATTGTCTGTTATATACTGA